A stretch of the Rutidosis leptorrhynchoides isolate AG116_Rl617_1_P2 unplaced genomic scaffold, CSIRO_AGI_Rlap_v1 contig54, whole genome shotgun sequence genome encodes the following:
- the LOC139884345 gene encoding putative invertase inhibitor: MPVFSISTDTIDQTCNSCAKKSKAFSYDVCLESLESVPVSRATNLQGLALIAMELALENATSTISTIIKFLDNETSTFDDDPFGLACMKDCLELYSNGVTTLLESVGDFLIGKYDEARKKMNSVMDATSMCEDGFMEKKLLIEEGNNMNSSPLTEENYNLFQLCDIALCIVNLLSLSLDV, encoded by the coding sequence ATGCCCGTTTTCTCCATATCGACCGATACAATCGACCAAACTTGTAACTCATGTGCTAAGAAATCCAAAGCATTTAGCTACGACGTCTGCCTAGAATCACTCGAGTCAGTTCCGGTGAGTCGCGCCACAAACCTTCAAGGTCTCGCACTAATAGCAATGGAGCTAGCCCTAGAAAATGCGACGAGCACGATTTCAACGATAATTAAGTTTTTGGATAACGAGACTAGTACTTTTGACGATGACCCTTTTGGTTTGGCTTGCATGAAGGATTGTCTAGAATTGTACTCGAATGGGGTGACTACGTTGTTGGAGTCCGTTGGAGATTTTTTGATAGGGAAGTACGACGAGGCTCGAAAGAAGATGAATTCGGTTATGGATGCCACGTCAATGTGTGAAGATGGATTCATGGAGAAGAAATTATTAATAGAAGAAGGGAATAACATGAATTCTAGTCCTTTGACGGAAGAGAATTATAATCTTTTCCAGTTATGTGATATAGCGTTATGCATAGTTAATT